In Mesorhizobium sp. J428, the genomic window CCTTCTGCCGGTTTCCGCACACGGTCATGTCGCACCAGACACGGCTGCCGTTGCGGCTCCTGTCCAGGAACAGCCAGCCGCAATTGCCGCAAATGCGGATGCGCCGCTGCATCTCGGGAGCAAGCAGCGAGAGCGCCGAGACCGCCACGGCAGCCTCCAGCTCGATCGTCCCCTGCCCTGCTCTCAGGCCGGCCTGGCCGGCGGCGAACATCACCGGCGCGGCCTCGAGTGCGCGCGCGCACTGGTCGAGCAGCGGGGCCAGGCGCTCGGATCGGATGGCGCCGCTCACCGACGCGTCCCTGAACAGCGCATCCGTCGTCTCGCGCAGCGCGACCATCCGCGGCTTCGCGCCTGACGGATCGGAAACCACCAGCGTATTGCCGCCGATCTCTTCGGCGCGGAAGGCCGTCGCCGCCCTGGCGAAACGGACGATCTCGTCCGCCTGCTCGAATCTGTCGAACCTCCGGTCCGGATCGTCGCGCAGCACCACCGTGTTCGCCACGTCGAGCGCAAGCACTTCGCCCGAGAACCGGTGTGGCGTCCAGATCGTTTCCATGCGGAAAATCTAACTTGTAAAATACATCTTGCAAGTTAGTTTGTCAGGAAATGTTCCTCGCCGCGACAGGAAGCCTCTGTCGCCATGGGTCCTGCGCCGACGCCGATGGCCTATTTCCTGCAGCAGATCCTGAACGGCGTGCACATCGGCGCGATCTATGCCCTGCTCGCCTTCGGCTATGCGATGACCTACGGCGTCCTCAGGCGCGCAAACCTCGCGCACGGCGCGATCTTCGCCTTCGGCGGTCAGGTCGGCATCCTTGCCACGGTATTCGGCTGGAACGTGCTGTGGCTGACGCTTCCCGCCGCGCTGGGGCTGGGCGTTGTCCTCGCCTTTGCCTTTGCCGGCCTCGCCTCCCACCTGATTTCCCGCGCGGTACTCGAACCGCTGCGCGCCGGCAATCCGAACACGATCGTTGCCGCCACGCTCGCCGTCGCGATCGTGCTCATGGAACTCGGACGCCTGGCGATGGACAGCCGCGACCTCTGGCTGCCGCCGATCCTTGCCCGCACCGTCGTCTTCTGGCGCGACGGCGTGTTCCTGGTCACGCTGACCGCGATCCAACTCGTCGACGTGGCGATCGTGATCCTCTCAATCGCGATCGCGGCGGTCTGGCTCTCCCGGTCGCGCTTCGGCCGCGGCTGGCGCGCGATCTGCGACGACCCGTTGGCGGCCGCCATGTGCGGCGTCGACGCACGCCGGACATTCCGCGCGACGGTCGTCGCCAGCGGCATGCTCGCGGCGCTGGCCGGTGTGCTGGCGGCGATCCATTTCGGCAATATCAGCTTCGACACCGGTCTCGTCTTCGGCCTGAAGGTGCTGTTCGTCGCGGCCCTCGGTCTCGGCGGCTCGCCGCTCGCCGCGGCATTCGGAGCGGCCGGCATCGGCATCGCGGAATCGCTGTGGACCGGCTATTTCGCCGGCGAGTGGCGCGACGCCGGCATCTTCTCCGCGCTCGTCCTGCTGCTGGTTCTCCGCTCGGCGGATCTCGCCCGCGACAGGAACGTCTGAGTTCCGCAGCGATATACGACCAAAGTCGCGGCGGACTCGTAGTTTCACCATGCTGTCTCGCAGTGCACAAAAGTGTTAGGCACGGTTTCGGCAATGCGGCGATGCGAATCGGCGCTTGTTTCGTGTGCGTATTTTCGGCACTAGGAGACAGCGGCGGAGATCGCAAAGCGACACGACGCGTGACATGGGAGGAAGATTGATGGCGGGGCTTCTGGCTCTCTCGCGCCTGATCGACGGACTCAACGAATTCATCGGCAAATGGATATCGTGGGCGATTCTCGCCGCGGTCCTGATCAGTGCGATCAATGCGATTATCCGCAAGACGCTCAATACGTCTTCGAATGCCTGGCTGGAGATGCAGTGGTATCTCTACGGCGCTGCATTCTTGCTCGCAGCCGCTTACACGCTGAAGCAGAACGAGCATATCCGTATCGACATCGTTTACGGCGCCTTTTCGCGCCGGGTCCAGCACTGGATCGACCTGCTCGGGCACGTCTTCTTCCTGATGCCCTTCGTGCTTTTGATGATCTACTACTTCGTGCCCTACTTCCTACTGTCCTTCCGGTCCGGCGAGGTCTCCACGAATGCGGGCGGCCTGATCATCTGGCCGGCGAAGCTGCTGCTGCTGATCGGCTTTAGCCTGCTCGGCCTGCAGGGCATCTCGGAGATCATCAAGAAGATCGCCGTCATGCGAGGCGACATGGAGGACCCCAACCCCTTCATCTCGGCGCATGAGGCCGCCGAGCTCGAAGCCAAGGCGCTGGTCGAGGAGCTCAAGCAATGATGGAGTTCATCGCCCAGAACATGGCGCCGATCATGTTCTTCTCGCTCATCATCTTCCTGCTCATCGGCTATCCCGTCGCCTTCGCGCTCGCCGCGAACGGCCTGCTCTTCTTCTTCATCGGCGTCGAGCTCGCGCCGCTGTCGAACGGTTCGATCAATCTGTCATGGCCGCTGCTCTACGCCTTGCCAGAGCGCTTCTACGGCGGCGTCATGGCCAACGAGACGCTGCTTGCGATCCCTTTCTTCACCTTCATGGGCATCGTGCTGGAACGGTCCGGCATGGCGGAGGACCTGCTCGACACGATCGGCCAGCTCTTCGGCCCGATCCGCGGCGGCCTTGCCTACGCGGTCATTTTCGTCGGCGCGCTTCTGGCGGCGACGACAGGCGTGGTGGCGGCGTCTGTCATCGCGATGGGCCTGATCTCGCTGCCGATCATGCTGCGCTACGGCTATGATCGCAGGCTCGCCTCGGGTGTCATCGCGGCATCCGGCACACTGGCGCAGATCATCCCGCCCTCGCTCGTGCTGATCGTCCTCGCAGATCAGCTCGGCCGTTCCGTCGGCGACATGTACAAGGGTGCGTTGATTCCCGGCCTGATCCTGACCGGCATCTACATGGGCTACATCCTGTTGATGTCGATCATCCGGCCCAAGTCGATGCCGGCGCTGCCGCTGGAAGCCCGCACGCTCGGTTCGGGCATCACATCGCTCGCCGTCGCCCTGCTCGTCGCCTCGGTCATCGCCTACGGCGCCCATGTGTGGCTTTCCCCCACCCACGGCGACAACGCCGACATTCTCGGTGCCTGCGTGGGCATCATCCTCATCTACGTCGTCGCTATCGCCGACCGGTCGATGAAGCTCGGCCTGATGTCGCGGCTCGCCCAGCAGGTCATCATCGTCCTGATCCCGCCGCTGGCGCTGATCTTCCTCGTGCTCGGCACCATCTTCCTCGGCATCGCGACGCCGACGGAAGGCGGCGCCATGGGCGCGGTCGGCGCGCTGATCATGGCCGCCGCCAAGGGCCGGCTGACCCTCGACGTGATCAAGCAGGCGCTCGCCTCGACAACCCGCCTGTCGGCCTTCGTGATGTTCATCCTGATCGGTGCGCGCGTCTTCTCGCTCACCTTCTACGGCGTCAACGGCCATATCTGGGTCGAGCACCTGCTCACCTCGCTGCCGGGCGGCGAAGTCGGGTTCCTGATCGCGGTGAACATCCTGGTGTTCCTGCTGGCGTTCTTCCTCGACTTCTTCGAGCTCGCCTTCATCATCGTGCCGCTGCTGGCCCCGGCCGCGACGGCGCTCGGCATCGACCTGATCTGGTTCGGCGTCCTGCTCGGCGTCAACATGCAGACGAGCTTCATGCATCCGCCCTTCGGCTTCGCGCTGTTCTACCTCCGCTCGGTGGCGGCGCGCGCACCCTATCTCGACAAGGTCACCGGCCGGCAGATAGCGCCGGTCACGACCGGACAGATCTATTGGGGCGCGGTGCCGTTCGTCTGCATCCAGGTGATCATGGTGGCGATCGTCATCGCCTTCCCCGGCATGGTGATGCACTACAAGGGCAGCGGTCCGGTCGTCGATCCGAACACGATCAAGATCGAAGTGCCCGGCTTCGGCGGCCAGGGCGGTGGCCTGGGCGCACCGGGAAGCCTCGGCCTGCCGCCGCTCGGCGGCTCGCAGCCGGCGCAGCCCGCACAGCCCTCCGGCAACGATCTCAGCCAGCCGCCGAGCTTCGGCGCGCCGGCGCAGCCTGCCCAGCCGGCGCCGTCGAACGACCTGTCCCAGCCGCCGAAGTTCTGACGGCGGACGGAGCGGAAAACAAAGATCCCGGGGCGTCGCCGCCCCGGGGTTTTCTTTTCGACCGGGAAATGTCGGTCAGCCGAGCTTGCCGGCCCGCTGTTGGATCATCATGAACGTGTCGTAGGTGTATTCCGAGATCTGCGCCCAGAGATAGGCGTCCTTGCGGAACTCGGACTGGTTGTCGAATATCTTCTTGAACATCGCATTCGAGGCGCCGATCTCGGCATAGGTCGCCGCCGAGGCATCGAACGCGGCGGACAGGATCTCCTGGCTGAACGGCTTCAGCACCGCCCCACCCGCGACCAGGCGGCGAAGCGCCGCCGGGTTCTTGGCGTCGTAGTTCGCCATCATGTCGCAGTTCGCCGCCTCGCAGGCCGCGCGCAGCAGCGACTGGTAGTTCTTCGGCAGTTCGTTCCACTTGGCAAGATTGACCAACGCATGCAGCGTCGGGCCGCCCTCCCAGAAGCCCGGATAGTTGTAGTATTTCGCCACCTTGTAGAAGCCGAGCTTCTCGTCGTCATATGGCCCGACCCACTCGGCCGCGTCGATCGTGCCCTTCTCCAGCGCCGGATAGATGTCGCCGCCGGCGATCTGCTGCGGCACGACGCCGAGCTTTTCCATGATCTTGCCGGCGAAGCCGCCGATACGCATCTTGAGGCCCTGCAGGTCGGCGACCGTGTTGATCTCCTTCCGGTACCAACCACCCATCTGGGCGCCGGTATTGCCACAGGCGAGCCCGTAGAGGCCCTGCGTGGCGTAGAACTCGTTGAGGAGCGCCTCGCCTCCGGCATGGTAGATCCAGCCGTTCATCTGGCGCGCGTTGAGCGAGAACGGCACGGCGGTCGCGAGCGCGAAGGTCGGGTCCTTCCCCCAGAAGTAATACGAGGCGGTGTGGCACATCTCGACCGTGCCCGCTGCTGTGGCATCGGCAGCCTGCAGGCCGGGGACGATCTCGGCCGCGGCGAAGACTTGGATCTGGAAATTGCCGTCCGAAGCCTCGTTGACATATTTCGCCATCGTCTCGGCCGCGCCGTAGATCGTGTCGAGCGCCTTCGGGAATGAAGACGTGCAACGCCAGGCAATTTTTGGCGAGCTCTGCGCGATGGCAGGCGCGGCGAGCGTCGACGCCGCTGCGGCGCCTGCGCCGGCCAAGCCGGCCTTGGTGATGAATTACGACGATCCATTGAATATCCTCCCAGATGTGGATCCAACGGCTCCGGCAGGACATTCTGTAATAGGGAATTATGGTCGCCCCGCCCGACCGTTGGTCCAATCAATGCACGCTGGACCAATCAAGTAAAGACGGGTGAAAATACCCGACGCGCCACCCCGCTCCGGAAACGAAAAACCCCGGAGCGTCGCCGCTCCGGGGCCAATCAGGCAATACGGTCGGGTCAGATCTTGCCGGCGCGCTGCTGGATCATCATGAAGGTGTCGTAATTGTACTCCGCCACCTGCGCATTGAGGTAGTACGAGCCGCGGAACGCGGTGATCGAATCCCAGATCTTCTTGAACTCGGGGATCGTCGACGTCATCTCGGCATAGACCTCGTTCGACTTGTCGAAGCAGGCCGACAGGATCTCCTGGCTGAACGGACGCAGCTGCGCGCCGCTGGCGACCAGGTTCTTGATCGCGGTCGGGTTCTTGTAGTCGTATTTCTGCAGCATGTCGGCGTCAGCGGCCTGAGCGGCCGTGCGCAGCAGCGCCTGGTAGTTCTTCGGCAGCTCTTCGTACTTCGCCTTGTTGAACAGGAAGTGGACAGTCGGACCGCCTTCCCACCAACCCGGATAATAATAGTACGGCGCGACCTTGTAGAAGCCGAGCTTCTCGTCGTCATAGGGGCCGACCCACTCGGCCGCGTCGATCGTGCCTTTCTCCAGCGCCGGATAGATGTCGCCGCCGGCGATCTGCTGCGGCACCACGCCGAGCTTCTCGACGACCTTGCCGGCGAAGCCGCCGATGCGCATCTTCAGGCCCTGCAGGTCGGCGACGGTGTTGATCTCCTTGCGGAACCAGCCGCCCATCTGCACGCCCGTGTTGCCGCCCGGCAGGCCGTAGAGGCCCTGCGTGCTGAGGAACTCGTTGAACAGGTCGATGCCGCCGCCGTGATAGTGCCAGGCGTTCATGCCGCGCGCGTTGAGCGCGAAGGGAACCGCTGCACCCAGCGCCCAGGTCGGGTTCTTGCCCCAGTAGTAGTAGGAGACGGTGTGGCAGGCCTCGACCGTGCCCGCCGTGGTCGCGTCGGCCGCCTGCAGGCCGGGGACGATCTCGCCCGCGGCGAAGACCTGGATCTGGAAATTGCCGTCGGTCGCCTCGGACAGCATCTTCGACAGCACTTCGGCGCCGCCATAGATCGTGTCGAGCGACTTCGGGAACGACGACGTCATGCGCCAGGTGACCTTCGGCGCGCTCTGGGCGATGGCGGGCGCGGCAAGCGCCGTGGCGGCGACGGCACCGGTGCCGGCAAGACCCGCCTTCTTGATAAATGACCTGCGATCCATGATTTCTCCTCTCGGGACTTCCAGTCGAATCTGTTCGCGTTGCAGGGAAATGCCCACGCGACCTCCACTTAGGCGGGCGATACATACACGCCGCCGCGCTTCTGTCTAGGATTTCAGAGCCTTACGATATGACTACCGTATTTCTACCTTAGACTATGGTTTAAGATCGTCCAGATGCTTCCCCGGCCCGGCCGACGCCGGATGCATCCCGTGGATTTCGACCGCGGACAGGTGTAGGAAGCGGCCTTGAACGTGACACTGCCAAATGCGGAACGCATGCCCATGACACAGCCCCTCGTCGCCGTATCGACCGACGTCCGCCAGTTCGAAAACTACACCTGGCACGCCGCCCCGAAGCAGTATCTCGAAGCGGCGGTAGCGGGCGCGGGCGTCTTCCCCATCCTCGTCCCCTCCTTCGGCGACCGGCTCGATCTCGACGAACTGCTCGACCGCGTCGACGGGGTGATGATCACCGGCTCGAAATCCAACGTCTATCCCGGCCTCTACGGCGGCGATCCGAGCGAGGCCAACGGCCCCTACGACCACGACCGCGACGCCACCACTCTGCCGCTTATCCGCAGGGCGATCGAGCGCGGCGTGCCGCTGCTGGCGATCTGCCGCGGCATCCAGGAGCTGAACGTCGCGCTCGGCGGCACGCTGCACACCGAAGTCCAGGAGATCGAGGGCCGCATGGACCATCGCGCTCCGGTCAGCGACGACCAGGACGAGCGCTTCGCCATCCGCCAGCGCGTTTCCATCAAGCCCGGCACCTGCCTCGCCGGCATCTTCGGAGCGGGCGAGGTGCCGGTGAATTCCGTCCACCGGCAGGCGGTCGACCGCCTTGGCGAGCGTCTCCAGGTCGAGGCGGTCGCGGATGACGGCACGGTCGAGGCCGTTTCCGTGGTGGGTGCACCGGCCTTCGCGGTCGGCGTGCAGTGGCACCCCGAATACTGGGTGAAATCCGACGACGCCTCGGCGAGGATATTCAAGGCCTTCGGCGATGCGGCCCGCGCCCACAGCGCGGCGCGGTCGGGACTGCGCGTCGCAGCGGAATAGAGCGCCGGTCTAGCGCGGCTTCCGAGCGCCCGGATTGACAGAAGCCGTTTCCGGCACGGGCGTCAGCGGTCTGCCCTCGGTGAACCACGAGACGAGGTTGTCGACCGCGAGGTCCGCCATCGCCGTGCGCGTGTGCACCGAGGCGGAACCGACATGCGGCAGCAGGCTGGCATTGGCGCTCTTGAGCAGCGCTTCCGGCACCTCCGGCTCGTTGCGGAACACGTCCAGCCCCGCGGCGAGGATCGTCCCGTCTGCGAGCGCTTGCGCCAGCGCGTCCTCGTCCACGGTCGAGCCGCGCCCGACATTGACGAACACGCCGTTCGGTCCCAGCGCTTCCAGCACCTTACGGTCCACCGCCTTCTCGGTCGAGGAGCCGCCCGGTGCGACCGAGATCAGCGTATCGACCGCGCCGGCGAGCTCGATGAGTGTCGGATACCATGTGTAGGCCACGCCTTCGACGGCGCGCCGGTTGTGATAGCCGACCGGCAGCCCGAATGCCTCGATACGGCGGGCGATCGCAAGCCCGATCCGGCCCATGCCGAAGATGCCGACGCGGCGTCCGCGCAGCGTGCCGCGCGTCAGCGGATAATTGCCTTCCGACGCCCAGCGGCCGGCCCTCAGCCATGCCTCGGCCTTCGGCAGTTCGCGGACCGTATTGAGCAACAGCCCGATCGCCGTGTCCGCCACCTCTTCCGTCAGCACGTCCGGCGTGTTGGTCACCATTACGCCGACGGTGCCGGCATGCCGCGCGTCGACCGCGTCATATCCGACGCCGAAATTCGCGATGATCTCCAGATTCGGCAAGGCGTCGATGAAGGCGGCGCTGATCGTCGTCATCGCCGACATGCCGCGCACCTTGTCGGCGATCTGCGGCGTTACCAGTCCGGGGTCGGCGGCGGGCAGCGCCACGAGTTCGAACTCCCTGCCGATTCGCGCCACCGCATGCGGGTGGAGCAAGTCGGGCACAAGCACCGCTATCTTGTTCGTCGATCCCATTAAGTCACCTCCGGCCGACTGTTTAAACGATGCGCAATCGCGTTTGAAGGTGCTCGCACCCGTTTGCGGAATGACGTTCCACCTCCGTCAGGAAAGACGGAACGCTTTCCTGGAAAGCGCATTGACCTGCAGATCGGACGATCCCCGTCCGAGCGAAACCAGCCATCACTGAGAGCTGACCAAAACCTGGAGGAAATCGTGAAATTCAAGACCGTTGCAGCCGCCACGGCGGCTTTCCTCATGCTTGCCGGAGCGTCCTTTGCCCAGCAGGCCCCGCAGGGCACTGCACCTACCGCGCAAGGCACCCCCGCCTTCGCTTCGGATGCCGAGAAAGCGATGTACGAGCAGAACATGAAGTCGATGAGCGGCTTCTTCACCGACCAAACCATGGGCACGCTCAAGCCCGATGCCGAAGTCAAGGCGACATTCGAAGCCATGGACGCCGACAGCCAGGCCGGTATGAAGTCCGCCTGCGAAAAGGCGATGTCCGATCGCGGCTCATACGGCACGGTGACGACGGCTCTCTGCCAGCAGGTTATGGTGATGTAGTCCAGCCGATCTGGTTCGCAGCAGGATGTAAAGAGGGCGCGGAGCCATTCGCGCCCTCTCAGCGTTGCGACGGCCGGCCTGTCGATTGCCTGACATGCAGCTCCGGCCGGATGAGGTCGGGCGTGACGGGCTCGTGATTGCCGCCGAGCCGGTCGAGAAGCGCGCGCGCCGCGCGGCGGCCGACCTCCCTCTGGCCGTTCCACACCGTCGTCAGCGCCGGCGTGGCGATCGCGGCCTCCTCGAGGTCGTCGTAGCCGGTGACGGAAATGTCGACGCCCGGAACCAGCCCCGCGCGCGCGATGCCGTTCATGAGGCCGATCGCGACCAGATCGTTCCAGCACACCGCCGCCGTCGGCTTGTCCTTCAGCGCCAGGAACTGTCCGGTTGCCTCGAAGCCGCCCTGTTTGGTGCGAGGGCCGGGAACGCGCCAGTCCGGCTTCACCTCCAGCCCGGCCTTCTCCATCGCCAGCACGTAGCCACGGTAGCGGTCGCGGCCCGTCGAGGTCTGGTCCGTGCCGCCGATCATCGCGATGCGGCGGTGGCCGAGCGAGATCAGGTGGTTGGTCGCGAGTCCGATGCCGTAGGCGTCGTCGCCGCGGAACACCGGCACGAGCGCCCCCTCGACCTGGCGCGCGATCAGCACGACGGGCAGGCCGTTCTCCTCCATCATCTCGATGTCTTCGCGCGGTGTGCCGATCGCGGGCGACATGATCACTCCGTCGGCGCCGAGCTGCAGCAGAGTGTCGATGAAGGTGCGCTGCTTCTCGAGCTGGTCGTAGTGGTTGGAGAGGATGAAGGTCTGGCCGCTGCGGTCGAGCTCGCTTTCGATCGAGCGCAGGATTTCGGCGAAGAACGGGTTCATGATGTCGTGCACGACCACCCCGACGATGCCCGAACGAGAGGTCCTCAGGCTGGCGGCGCGGCGGTTGTAGATATAGCCGATCGTCCGCGCATAATCCTTGATCCGGTCGCGCGTGGTGTCGGCGACCAGCGGACTATCCCGCAAAGCCAGCGACACGGTGGCGGTCGATACTCCAAGCGCATCCGCTATGGTCGAAAGCTTGATTTTCTGCGCCAGCCCCCCCTCCACCGCCGGTGAGTTAAACAGTTTAAAGAAACTATGTCAGAGGAGCGTGGCGATCAAAGCTTTTTTGCCAGATCGCTCGATTCCGAGTTCGGCTCGGTGACGCTGGCGAGGCGGAGCTCGCGCTCGCGGTGCACGATGTAGAGGCCGCTCGCGACAATGATGGCGGCCCCTATGACCGTGTATCGGTCAGGAATGTCGCCGAACAGGAGGTAGCCCCACAGCGTCGCCCAGATGATCTGCGCATAGGGATAGGGCGCGAGGCCCGAGACCTGCGCCCGCTTGTAGGCGTGGATGATCAGCCAGTGCCCTAGCCCGCCGAAGAAACCGAGCGAGATCAGGACGGCCCAATGCAGCAGGTCGGGCGGCACCGATCCGGCGAGCGGAAGGGCGGGCGACATGAACACCACAGGCGCGAGCGCCGAATAGAAGATCAGGCTCGCGGACGTCTCCGTCGCCGCCATCCGCCGCGTCATCAGCACGTAGAGCGAATAGGAGAGCATCGACAGCAGCGCATAGGCGTGGCCGAGCCCGAACGTGCCGAGACCCGGGCGAATCACGATCACCATGCCGAAGAAGCCCACGCCGATCGCCACCCACCGGCGCCAGCCGGCCCATTCACCGAGCAGCGGGCCGGCCAGCGCGGTGATCACCATCGGGGCCAGGAAGTAGATCGCCATTGCGTCGGCAAGCGGAAGCGTCAACAGCGCCAGGAAGTTGAAGATGGTCGAGCCGAACAGGAACACGCCGCGCAGCACCTGCAGCGGCAGGCTCCTCACCCGGTACATCTCGCGGTTGCGCCATCCCTGGAAGAGGATCAGCACCAGAACGACATGGACGGCGAACCGCACCCAGACGACGAAGGACGCCGACATGCCCGACAGAACGAGCCACTTCGCGCCGGCGTCGAGGAACGAGAACAGGATGCCCGAAGCGAGGATGAGCAGGATCGCCGCGACGGGCGTTGCCTGTTCTCTACGTGGGGAATCACTCGCCAAGGGACAGACGCCGTAAAATGTTAGATTGAACGGCTCTTCATCCTTGATGCGCCGGCTGATCGCAAGTGCAAAAAAGCCGCGCCTGCTATTCCTCTTCGTCCGGCTCGTCGTCGTCTGCCACGACGCCGAGGCTCTGCGACAGGTTCGCCTCGATCCGGCTCAGCATCTTGGCGAAGGCCTTTACGTCCTTCTTGTCGAGACCGCGCATCGCCTGTTTCTCGGTCTTGCGGACCGACTTCTCGATCGACCTGATCGCGTCGGCGCCGCGCTCCGTGAGGAAGATATGCGCCTGCCGGGCGTCCGAATCGGAGGCGCGCTTTTCGAGGAAGCCCTGCGTCTGCAGGCGGTTGATCGTCTTGGTGATGGTGGGCGGGCGCACGCCGAGCCGAGCCGCCAGCTGTCCCGGCGTCTGGCCGCTCTCGATGCTGAGCGCCATCATGATCTGGTCCTGCCCGGCATAGAAGCCGTGCGCGAGCAGCCGCGAGGCGAGCACCGTGCGGGCCAGCCGCGAGGTGGACTGGAGTCTGGCCATCGTGGCGCCCTTGGCAGCTTTCGCCATGTCGTCCCCTGCTCCTGGACCCGTTGCTGCCGCGGATTGTCGCGACGCGCCGGGAATGCGCAAGCCGTTTCTTTGCCGGCAACACGGCCGGTGCGCGGGAACATCTGGCAGAGCAATATTGCAGCGGAATGACAGCCGGCTGGCGGATGGGCGACACGCGCGCCTCGCTGGCGGCGGGGAGGTGCAATCGGCGTTGCGGCATCCTATATGCATTTCGACCCTTCACCTTCCTGCGAGCAGACCCATGGCAGACGCCCAGACCAGTGCCCAGATTCCCGTGACCGTGCTCACCGGCTATCTCGGGGCAGGCAAAACCACCCTCCTCAACCGCATCCTCTCCGAGAATCACGGCAAGCGGTACGCCGTTATCGTCAACGAGTTCGGCGAGATCGGCATCGACAACGACCTCATCGTCGAGATCGGACGAGGAGATCTACGAGATGAACAATGGCTGCATCTGCTGCACCGTGCGCGGCGACCTGATCCGCACCGTCGAGGGCCTGATGCGCCGTCCGGGCCGCTTCGATGCGATCCTGGTCGAGACGACCGGCCTTGCCGACCCCGTCCCGGTTGCGCAGACCTTCTTCATGGACGACGACGTCCGCGCCAAGACCAAACTCGACGCGGTGGTGGCGCTTGTTGACGCCAAGCACCTGCCGCTGCGGCTCAAGGATTCGAAGGAAGCCGAGGACCAGATCGCCTTTGCCGACGT contains:
- a CDS encoding DMT family transporter, with protein sequence MASDSPRREQATPVAAILLILASGILFSFLDAGAKWLVLSGMSASFVVWVRFAVHVVLVLILFQGWRNREMYRVRSLPLQVLRGVFLFGSTIFNFLALLTLPLADAMAIYFLAPMVITALAGPLLGEWAGWRRWVAIGVGFFGMVIVIRPGLGTFGLGHAYALLSMLSYSLYVLMTRRMAATETSASLIFYSALAPVVFMSPALPLAGSVPPDLLHWAVLISLGFFGGLGHWLIIHAYKRAQVSGLAPYPYAQIIWATLWGYLLFGDIPDRYTVIGAAIIVASGLYIVHRERELRLASVTEPNSESSDLAKKL
- a CDS encoding MarR family winged helix-turn-helix transcriptional regulator — encoded protein: MAKAAKGATMARLQSTSRLARTVLASRLLAHGFYAGQDQIMMALSIESGQTPGQLAARLGVRPPTITKTINRLQTQGFLEKRASDSDARQAHIFLTERGADAIRSIEKSVRKTEKQAMRGLDKKDVKAFAKMLSRIEANLSQSLGVVADDDEPDEEE